In the Schistocerca gregaria isolate iqSchGreg1 chromosome 6, iqSchGreg1.2, whole genome shotgun sequence genome, one interval contains:
- the LOC126278741 gene encoding circumsporozoite protein-like, with product MGMADAIRVGADDDALDTTCPKGTEATRFVVRWAAGNVLPDDEARRIALVLDGNAASIVGSDVTCVMPDETCVVHGEVAGDATSVAAAGSSCVVDGNTAGDSSCVVASLATPVLAGDVAGATTRGAAGRSAGTVDGDAGGDASSLVALAGSPPVSGNVADDTCSVAVADVAGDATVVANAGSCKIKIY from the coding sequence ATGGGGATGGCGGATGCTATTCGTGTTGGGGCTGACGACGATGCTTTGGACACCACCTGCCCTAAAGGTACGGAGGCTACACGTTTTGTGGTTAGATGGGCTGCTGGTAATGTTTTGCCTGACGATGAGGCTCGAAGAATTGCTCTTGTTTTGGATGGCAACGCCGCTTCAATTGTAGGTTCCGACGTCACTTGTGTCATGCCTGATGAGACATGTGTTGTACACGGGGAAGTAGCGGGAGATGCCACGTCTGTTGCAGCTGCTGGTTCAAGTTGTGTTGTGGACGGCAATACGGCTGGAGACTCCAGCTGTGTTGTGGCCTCCTTGGCCACTCCTGTTTTGGCTGGTGACGTGGCTGGTGCAACCACTCGTGGTGCAGCTGGTCGTTCAGCTGGTACTGTGGATGGTGACGCAGGTGGAGACGCCTCATCTCTTGTGGCTCTTGCTGGCTCTCCTCCTGTGTCCGGCAACGTGGCTGACGACACCTGCAGTGTTGCAGTGGCCGACGTGGCTGGTGACGCCACTGTTGTCGCTAATGCTGGCTCCTGTAAGATAAAGATATACTAG